Proteins from a single region of Campylobacter sputorum:
- a CDS encoding autotransporter outer membrane beta-barrel domain-containing protein translates to MKNLKFLAVLLVSPLFAGTYNTHTQDSDATYIQNHTTSLSDMFLINVATTNTNTSAIGNIFNVTGTKDQKIDLSLNILGNVRNFKNNIQNNQLNIDYANISYQQSLGNIFDIQKFTSITGNTLNFTNSSFAKNSKHKNINNIVLAGVGNTIENNTVNISNSTDLGNVRSLVLNVTKALSSEIGTIENNVINIESSTLQNVENINLRVNQNSKVYSKNIQGNVVNIKDDTTIKGDVNNIIFHMKQQSKFTNILNNKINIEGSNIKIGNISTIAMKNDNQDEGYNYTLSTNSNSNISGNSIYMKLGKNIETKNIFGHDVVITNHNTGLAENIKTANIYASVVNISNIKDSTFGAINANSRVNIINNNNLKFDGNIKSATNNIEISSNDITAKNISAPNGYFSFAGRNLSADSISVKNQAEFRDSSMGIGKIDIKGDLKAGSFLLQPNQDASNDAMMKVGGTLSAGSYEFVLSNVKNGDVIVEAANSKLKGKDIEVSFTNQNFSDINDKVILFKGKNDLTAGSSLGSNYKTAKGVGNVNVKSKLSAIYTDQIYGLDSDGNFILGFKNKQATTNPQIVSILTPLIANLELSNRLNDQISNELTNLNGIFYDNNISSDDIVTFANLEGFISDYDDVDLKGYSAIAGVTQRDDDLVYGAFMEYGKGQFDGSLNKTEYDGDLYSVGLGILGKIYMKDNFYIDAYAKIGQFRDEFESTYINNFKLSNTYKGFGAAVGYYKNFENLSLDSKIGYTYSYASGKSIELEGKNGSKEVVNFGSLKSNRVKFDNRFLFGSIFRPYLNANIEYEFSGENGFHTIQLPNGESMNFDGFSAGAGL, encoded by the coding sequence ATGAAGAATTTAAAATTTTTGGCTGTTTTGCTTGTTTCTCCGCTTTTTGCCGGAACTTATAACACGCATACGCAGGATTCAGATGCGACTTATATTCAAAATCACACAACAAGTTTGAGTGATATGTTTTTAATCAACGTTGCAACCACAAACACTAATACAAGTGCGATTGGAAATATTTTTAATGTAACAGGCACAAAAGATCAAAAAATAGATCTTAGTTTAAACATTTTAGGTAATGTAAGAAATTTCAAAAACAACATTCAGAATAATCAGCTTAATATAGATTATGCAAATATAAGCTATCAACAATCTCTTGGAAATATCTTTGATATTCAAAAATTTACCTCAATCACTGGCAATACTTTAAATTTTACAAATTCATCATTTGCGAAAAATTCAAAACATAAAAATATAAATAATATCGTTTTAGCCGGAGTTGGCAACACTATAGAGAACAATACGGTAAATATATCAAATTCAACAGATTTAGGCAATGTAAGAAGTTTGGTTCTTAATGTAACAAAGGCTTTAAGTAGTGAGATCGGCACTATAGAAAATAATGTTATAAATATAGAATCATCAACGCTTCAAAATGTAGAAAATATAAATCTAAGAGTAAATCAAAACAGTAAGGTTTACTCAAAAAATATACAAGGAAATGTTGTTAATATCAAAGATGATACCACAATCAAAGGAGATGTAAACAATATCATATTTCACATGAAACAGCAGAGTAAATTTACAAATATATTAAATAATAAGATAAATATCGAAGGTTCAAATATAAAAATCGGTAATATCTCAACCATAGCCATGAAAAATGATAACCAGGACGAAGGATATAACTATACTCTTAGCACAAATAGCAATAGTAATATATCAGGCAATAGTATCTATATGAAGTTAGGTAAAAATATTGAAACTAAAAATATTTTCGGTCACGATGTGGTTATTACAAATCATAACACTGGGTTAGCAGAAAATATAAAAACTGCAAATATTTATGCCAGTGTTGTAAATATTTCTAATATAAAAGATTCAACTTTTGGAGCCATAAATGCAAACAGTCGTGTAAATATAATAAATAATAATAACTTGAAATTTGATGGCAATATAAAATCAGCTACAAATAATATAGAAATAAGCTCAAATGATATAACTGCAAAAAATATAAGTGCTCCAAATGGTTATTTTTCATTTGCCGGTAGAAATTTGAGTGCAGACTCGATCTCGGTCAAAAATCAAGCAGAATTTAGAGACTCAAGTATGGGTATCGGCAAAATAGATATAAAAGGCGATTTGAAAGCCGGCAGTTTTTTATTGCAACCAAATCAAGACGCTTCAAATGATGCTATGATGAAAGTAGGCGGGACATTATCGGCTGGTAGTTATGAATTTGTTTTAAGTAATGTCAAAAACGGCGATGTGATTGTAGAGGCCGCTAATAGCAAACTAAAAGGCAAAGATATAGAAGTTAGCTTTACAAATCAAAATTTTAGCGATATAAATGATAAGGTGATTTTGTTTAAGGGTAAAAACGATTTAACAGCAGGAAGCTCTCTTGGTTCAAACTATAAAACTGCCAAAGGCGTGGGCAATGTAAATGTAAAAAGCAAATTAAGTGCGATCTATACAGATCAAATTTATGGGCTTGATAGTGATGGCAACTTTATTTTAGGTTTTAAAAATAAGCAAGCTACGACAAATCCTCAAATAGTGTCGATTTTAACGCCACTAATTGCAAATTTGGAGCTTTCAAATAGATTAAACGATCAAATCTCAAACGAACTTACAAATTTAAATGGCATATTTTATGATAATAATATAAGTAGCGACGATATCGTAACTTTTGCGAATTTAGAGGGCTTTATATCAGATTATGATGATGTCGATCTCAAAGGCTACTCAGCAATCGCGGGAGTTACACAAAGAGATGATGATTTGGTTTATGGAGCTTTTATGGAGTATGGCAAAGGGCAGTTTGATGGAAGTTTAAATAAAACCGAATATGATGGAGATTTATACTCTGTGGGTCTTGGAATTTTGGGCAAAATTTATATGAAAGATAACTTCTACATCGATGCATATGCAAAAATCGGACAATTCAGAGATGAATTTGAAAGCACATATATAAATAATTTTAAACTTTCAAACACATATAAAGGTTTTGGAGCAGCTGTTGGTTACTATAAAAATTTTGAAAATCTATCACTTGATAGCAAAATAGGTTATACCTACTCGTATGCTTCTGGCAAATCTATAGAATTAGAGGGAAAAAATGGTTCAAAAGAGGTTGTGAATTTTGGCTCTTTAAAATCAAATAGAGTTAAATTTGATAACAGATTTTTATTCGGTTCGATTTTTAGACCATATTTAAACGCAAATATCGAGTATGAATTCAGTGGCGAAAACGGATTTCACACGATTCAACTTCCAAATGGCGAAAGTATGAATTTCGATGGATTTTCTGCTGGAGCA
- a CDS encoding type II toxin-antitoxin system YafQ family toxin: MAKYEIIHSKSYKKAIKKIDKSLLPEIEYVIDKLANDEILETKFKDHQLKGEYKDFRECHIKPNLLLVYKKDKNLLILIAFKLGSHSEIFK, encoded by the coding sequence ATGGCTAAATATGAAATAATCCATTCAAAAAGCTATAAAAAAGCGATTAAAAAGATAGATAAATCACTTTTACCAGAAATTGAATATGTTATTGACAAATTAGCAAATGATGAGATTTTAGAAACCAAATTTAAAGATCATCAACTAAAAGGAGAATACAAAGATTTTAGAGAATGTCATATTAAGCCTAATTTATTGTTGGTATATAAAAAAGACAAAAATTTATTAATACTAATCGCTTTTAAACTAGGTTCTCATAGTGAGATTTTTAAATGA
- a CDS encoding TrbG/VirB9 family P-type conjugative transfer protein: MKKLILIPAILSATIAFGLNESERDFANLTEKERKDLAIAQKWIDEKTTTIPGANGEVVFLFGKSMPSIITAPLRLTNIALEPGEEIKDIQIGDSIRWIVSLSMSGKDPITSHIIIKPTEKNLQTTLNIMTDKRVYKLNLVSEDKKFMPGVAFIYPAF; the protein is encoded by the coding sequence ATGAAAAAATTAATATTAATACCAGCGATTTTAAGTGCTACTATAGCATTTGGATTAAATGAAAGTGAAAGAGATTTTGCAAATCTAACCGAAAAAGAAAGAAAAGATCTTGCTATAGCTCAAAAATGGATAGATGAAAAAACAACAACCATACCTGGAGCAAATGGGGAAGTAGTCTTTTTATTTGGTAAATCTATGCCCAGCATAATTACAGCACCTTTAAGACTTACAAATATAGCTCTTGAACCAGGAGAAGAAATTAAAGATATACAAATAGGAGATAGTATTAGATGGATAGTATCTCTTAGCATGAGCGGAAAAGATCCTATTACTTCACATATAATTATTAAACCTACTGAAAAAAATTTGCAAACCACATTAAATATTATGACTGATAAAAGGGTATATAAATTAAATTTAGTTTCAGAAGATAAAAAATTTATGCCTGGAGTTGCTTTCATTTATCCTGCCTTTTAA
- a CDS encoding VirB8/TrbF family protein yields MGIFKQKMTNKQESVNNPYLNAKREWLERYGDYISHARNWQIVAILSIIVTIISVSYIGYIGSQNKLIPYIVEVDKLGNTANVGMVKNVDIKNPNVIKYSLNTFIYSWRSIWGNPEIQRKFIFDAYKYIEPGSKAFLFLNDSYAKANPFEQATKQNVRIKVDSIVLQTNDTWQIQWRETTTNLAEEQISDVVYRGFFKVKQIIPTKEEDILKNPLGIFITDFNFAKIL; encoded by the coding sequence ATGGGCATTTTTAAGCAAAAAATGACAAATAAGCAAGAAAGCGTTAATAATCCATATTTAAACGCTAAAAGGGAATGGTTAGAAAGATATGGCGATTATATATCACATGCTAGAAATTGGCAAATAGTAGCTATACTTAGTATTATAGTAACGATAATTTCTGTTTCTTATATTGGCTATATTGGCTCTCAAAACAAATTAATACCTTATATAGTAGAAGTAGATAAACTTGGTAATACAGCAAATGTTGGAATGGTTAAAAATGTAGATATTAAAAATCCAAATGTAATCAAATATAGTCTAAATACTTTTATTTATTCTTGGCGTTCAATTTGGGGAAATCCAGAAATTCAAAGGAAATTTATTTTTGACGCATATAAATACATAGAACCAGGTTCAAAAGCATTTTTATTCTTAAATGATAGTTATGCAAAAGCAAATCCATTTGAACAAGCCACAAAACAAAATGTTAGAATAAAAGTAGATAGTATAGTATTGCAAACAAATGATACATGGCAAATACAATGGAGAGAAACAACAACAAATTTAGCTGAAGAACAGATATCTGATGTAGTTTATAGAGGATTTTTTAAAGTAAAACAAATTATACCTACAAAAGAGGAGGATATTTTAAAAAATCCTCTTGGTATATTTATTACTGATTTTAATTTCGCAAAAATTTTATAA